CCCCAGTCCGCGGCAAATCGTTCCAAGGCTCCTATCGCCACTGGTTCAAAACGTTTACCCAGGGTGCAGACTGACTCACACTGCCGTTCCTGGGGACACACCCGACCGCAAATAGCAGGCAAGCTGTTCTTTTCCTTAATTTTGTCCAGTGCCTCAGCGAAACGCTCCGCTGCGATTAGCTTAATGAAATCTGGAATCTCAATCCCTACAGGACATCCCGCAACACAGGGACGATGCTTACACTGAATACATCGTTTCGCCTCGGCAACGGCTTCTTCCACCGAAAGACCTTGGTTAACTTCGTGGAAGTTTTCGATCCGCTCCTGGGCAGACTGTACCGGCATTTTGGTCCTTGGCTGAATCTTACCCATGGCATGCACACCTGCCCTTATGGGAATGCTCTAAGGCCCTTTTCTCCTCCTCGGCGTACTGCAAGTTCCGAGCCAGCAACTCATCGAAGTCTACTTTATGGGCATCAAATTCAGGCCCATCAACACAGGCAAATTTGACCTGTCCATCCACAGTAACCCGACAACAACCACACATACCGGTGCCATCCACCATCAAGGGGTTCAGACTTACAATTGTCTTAATCCTTTTCGCCTCGGTTACCTTAGCCACCGCCCGCATCATCATGATCGGCCCAATTGCCACCACCAGATCGATAGTCTCACCCTGCGCAATAAGTTCCGAGAGTAAATCAGTAACAAAACCCTGATGCCCAAAGCTACCATCATCGGTGGCATAAAAGACCTCATCACTAACCTTCTCCAGTTCATCGGTGAAAAAATAGTGGGCTTGGCTGCGAGCCCCGATGAGGGTAAGTACTCGGTTACCTGCCTCCTTAAAGGCCTTCGCCTCAGGGTAAATGATCGCATTCCCCACACCCCCGGAAACACAGACAACAGTGCCAAAATAGCGGATATCCGCAGGCATACCTGAGGGACCTGCCACATCCTTGATCTGCTCACCGACTTTTAGACTGGCCAGTTTCTTGGTGGTCTTGCCCACCCGCTGAACCACCAACGTAATCGTCCCCTCTTGCTGATCGGCAGAAGCCACGGTAAGGGGAATGCGTTCACCCGCTTCATCAGTCCTAATCACCACGAATTGTCCGGGTTTCACCTTCTTTGCGATTAGAGGTGCCTCAACTTCAATCCGCTGAATCTGCGGCCCAATTTCCTCGCTTTTCCTAACCAAATACACTCATTTCACCCTTTCCCCCAGGTGTACCAAAGACTGCTTGCGGTTATTATATCATAACCACCGCATAAAAGAAGAAACAAGTAACACCTAGACCCACGCTTTAATCAAACGCCCAATCTGTCCGGCCAACCCTTCCAGTAACTCACCGGTTTTATCCATAGCCGAAGCCAATGACATGGGGCGATTAATAATGGAGAAGTATGCAGTAATACCACAGTCATGGACTTGTTCACTGCCCGGTCCCACCGAACCCACAATAGCAATGACAGGGCAGTTATACTTAGAAGCCACCTTTGCTATCCCTACAGGTGTCTTCCCCCGTACACTTTGACCATCAATGCTTCCCTCTCCAGTGATCACTAGATCGGCATCCTTGATTAGCTCTTCTAGGCCCACTGTTTCCATGACAATTTCAATACCTGGTCGCAAATTGGCATCGGTAAAGGCCAAGAATCCTGCACCGAGTCCACCAGCAGCCCCGGCTCCAGGAACATCGCCTACGTCTATACCAAGTCCCTTATTGATCATATCCGCCCAATGACGCAAAGCCCCATCCAAAAGTTCCACCTGCTGTGGATTCGCCCCTTTCTGGGGCCCATAGACGAAGGCTGCCCCCTTTGGACCGTAGAGAGGATTGTCCACATCACAGGCAACCTGAATCTTCACCTGACCCAGCCGCGGGTCTAAATCCCGCAGATCGATCCGGTCCAACTCCAGTAGGCTACGTCCCCCAAAGCCAATGGAAGTACCATCTTTACGAAGCAAGTGTCCTCCTAAGGCCTGTATCATCCCGGCGCCTCCATCATTTGTGGCGCTGCCCCCAATACCAATAATTAGCTCCTGACACCCTTCATCCAGTGCGGCTCGAATCAGTTCCCCTGTACCATAACTTGTTGTTAGTTCAGGATTTCTTAAGCCGTCGGGGACAAGGGGCAAACCCGAAGCTGCGGCCATTTCAATCACGGCAGTTTTTCTGTCTTTGAGAACACCGAAATGTGCCTGGACCTTCTCTCCTAAGGGACCAGTCACTTCCGTTGAGACAATCCGGCCATTTAGTGCAGCAACAAGGGCCTCCACTGTACCCTCGCCTCCATCGGCCATGGGTACGGTAAAATACTGGGCACTTAGGACCTCTTCCATCCCCTGTTTGATCCGAGCGCAGGCTCCCTTGGCAGATATACTACCCTTAAAAGAATCGGTTGCGATCACAATTCTCACTAGTTTCCCTCCTAAGCTAAACCCTCTTTGCCCACGCGTGAAACCTACGGTAGGCAAAATAGGCAAGAATCAATATAACGACCACTCCTACGGTAACCAGCTCAAAATACTGATTAATAAAGTCCACCATCTGCCGTCCATACTTCATCAGTAACAACGCAATCAGGCTGTAGCGCGTCCCCCGGGTCAGCGCGGAGATCAAAATGAACCACTTAAATGGATAGACGAAGATCCCCGAGGTAATTACACAGACCTGGTAGGGCACGGGGGTAAAACCCGCGATCCCCACAGCCCATACACCGTATTTGGCAAACAAGCGCTCCACCAACTGTACCTTTTCTTTGCCCGCGAGGCGGACTGCCAAAGGCCGTCCGCCTTGTCTTCCTAACCAGTACCCAACACTAGCCCCCAATAGTG
This sequence is a window from Limnochordia bacterium. Protein-coding genes within it:
- a CDS encoding glycerate kinase, yielding MRIVIATDSFKGSISAKGACARIKQGMEEVLSAQYFTVPMADGGEGTVEALVAALNGRIVSTEVTGPLGEKVQAHFGVLKDRKTAVIEMAAASGLPLVPDGLRNPELTTSYGTGELIRAALDEGCQELIIGIGGSATNDGGAGMIQALGGHLLRKDGTSIGFGGRSLLELDRIDLRDLDPRLGQVKIQVACDVDNPLYGPKGAAFVYGPQKGANPQQVELLDGALRHWADMINKGLGIDVGDVPGAGAAGGLGAGFLAFTDANLRPGIEIVMETVGLEELIKDADLVITGEGSIDGQSVRGKTPVGIAKVASKYNCPVIAIVGSVGPGSEQVHDCGITAYFSIINRPMSLASAMDKTGELLEGLAGQIGRLIKAWV
- a CDS encoding DedA family protein — encoded protein: MLSVFSDGWKRLVSLIMSAVNPVTLFFVAAVEAIFFPLPPETLLIPLTLAKPRFGLLFALICTTGSLLGASVGYWLGRQGGRPLAVRLAGKEKVQLVERLFAKYGVWAVGIAGFTPVPYQVCVITSGIFVYPFKWFILISALTRGTRYSLIALLLMKYGRQMVDFINQYFELVTVGVVVILILAYFAYRRFHAWAKRV
- a CDS encoding sulfide/dihydroorotate dehydrogenase-like FAD/NAD-binding protein, yielding MYLVRKSEEIGPQIQRIEVEAPLIAKKVKPGQFVVIRTDEAGERIPLTVASADQQEGTITLVVQRVGKTTKKLASLKVGEQIKDVAGPSGMPADIRYFGTVVCVSGGVGNAIIYPEAKAFKEAGNRVLTLIGARSQAHYFFTDELEKVSDEVFYATDDGSFGHQGFVTDLLSELIAQGETIDLVVAIGPIMMMRAVAKVTEAKRIKTIVSLNPLMVDGTGMCGCCRVTVDGQVKFACVDGPEFDAHKVDFDELLARNLQYAEEEKRALEHSHKGRCACHG